One Anthonomus grandis grandis chromosome 15, icAntGran1.3, whole genome shotgun sequence DNA segment encodes these proteins:
- the LOC126745262 gene encoding pseudouridine-5'-phosphatase-like isoform X1, whose protein sequence is MKLEFPSGFLPVSHVIFDLDGTLLDTEKLYREALYYVSSLYDKDCTNEIVLKIAGTPQPITAKIAIEELELPITNDTFLGLYNGYIHEKLGDCDLMPGAKQIIKHFHESNVPMAVATSSNKKSVQIKTRKHKAIFQHMEHFVCGDSDPEVKNGKPAPDIFLVCASRFSSKPRPSECLVFEDSLNGVKAGIAAGMQVVMVPEPHVPIEYGNYATLRIESFEQLDLQYFGLPSVSFDIINEHF, encoded by the exons atgaaattagaatTTCCATCCGGGTTTCTCCCGGTGTCTCATGTTATTTTTGATTTAGATGGAACACTCTTGg ATACAGAGAAGCTGTACCGTGAAGCGTTATATTACGTGTCAAGCCTATATGACAAGGATTGCACCAACGAAATCGTCCTTAAGATAGCTGGAACCCCCCAACCGATCACAGCGAAAATTGCCATAGAAGAATTGGAGTTGCCCATAACCAACGACACCTTTTTGGGCCTATACAACGGTTATATCCACGAAAAGTTGGGAGATTGCGACCTTATGCCAG GTGCCAAGCAAATCATCAAACACTTTCACGAGAGCAACGTTCCAATGGCAGTAGCGACGTCATCGAACAAAAAATCCGTCCAAATAAAAACGAGAAAGCACAAAGCGATATTTCAGCACATGGAGCACTTCGTGTGCGGCGATTCGGATCCGGAAGTGAAAAATGGAAAACCCGCTCCGGATATTTTCTTGGTGTGTGCCTCCAGGTTTTCCTCCAAACCACGTCCGAGCGAGTGTCTAGTGTTCGAAGATTCACTTAATGGTGTTAAGGCTGGAATAGCAGCTGGCATGCAAGTGGTAATGGTTCCAGAGCCACATGTACCAATTGAGTATGGGAATTATGCTACGTTAAGGATAGAGTCGTTCGAGCAGTTGGATCTGCAGTATTTTGGTTTGCCTTCTGTTAGTTTTGATATTattaatgaacatttttaa
- the LOC126745262 gene encoding probable pseudouridine-5'-phosphatase isoform X2, which produces MKYHKVSHVIFDLDGTLLDTEKLYREALYYVSSLYDKDCTNEIVLKIAGTPQPITAKIAIEELELPITNDTFLGLYNGYIHEKLGDCDLMPGAKQIIKHFHESNVPMAVATSSNKKSVQIKTRKHKAIFQHMEHFVCGDSDPEVKNGKPAPDIFLVCASRFSSKPRPSECLVFEDSLNGVKAGIAAGMQVVMVPEPHVPIEYGNYATLRIESFEQLDLQYFGLPSVSFDIINEHF; this is translated from the exons ATGAAGTACCATAAAGTTTCCCATGTTATTTTCGACTTAGATGGGACCTTACTAG ATACAGAGAAGCTGTACCGTGAAGCGTTATATTACGTGTCAAGCCTATATGACAAGGATTGCACCAACGAAATCGTCCTTAAGATAGCTGGAACCCCCCAACCGATCACAGCGAAAATTGCCATAGAAGAATTGGAGTTGCCCATAACCAACGACACCTTTTTGGGCCTATACAACGGTTATATCCACGAAAAGTTGGGAGATTGCGACCTTATGCCAG GTGCCAAGCAAATCATCAAACACTTTCACGAGAGCAACGTTCCAATGGCAGTAGCGACGTCATCGAACAAAAAATCCGTCCAAATAAAAACGAGAAAGCACAAAGCGATATTTCAGCACATGGAGCACTTCGTGTGCGGCGATTCGGATCCGGAAGTGAAAAATGGAAAACCCGCTCCGGATATTTTCTTGGTGTGTGCCTCCAGGTTTTCCTCCAAACCACGTCCGAGCGAGTGTCTAGTGTTCGAAGATTCACTTAATGGTGTTAAGGCTGGAATAGCAGCTGGCATGCAAGTGGTAATGGTTCCAGAGCCACATGTACCAATTGAGTATGGGAATTATGCTACGTTAAGGATAGAGTCGTTCGAGCAGTTGGATCTGCAGTATTTTGGTTTGCCTTCTGTTAGTTTTGATATTattaatgaacatttttaa